The region CGCCCGCCATCGCCGCCGACGCCACCGGTCCGCGCATGGTGTTGGTCGACGTCGTGCTGGTATCCATGCAGGACCAGGTCAGCACCTCGAAAGGGGTGAATCTGCTCAGCGCCCTGACCTTGCAGCTGGGTTCGAGCGCCGGCAACCTGGCGGCGTTTTCGCGCGCCATTTCGTCGGTGGCGACGGGCGGCGCGCCCGGCAGCACCACCACCACGATCACGCGCGCGGTGACGGTGCCGGCGCTGTCGTATTCGCTCAATATCGCCAACGCCAGCAACGCCATCAACGAAGTGCTGGCGCGGCCGACCCTGGCGGCCATCGAAGGGATGCCGTCGGAGTTTTTTTCCGGCACAAATTTGAGCGCAGGCATTGTGTCGGCCAGCACCCAGGGCGGCACCACCATCGTGCCGCTGGAAAAACGCTTCGGCATCAAGCTGGCCGTCACGCCCGTGTTTCTGGCCAACGACAAGGTGCAACTGAAAGTCGAGGCGCAGCGCACCTCGCTGACCGCCTCGATCGACAACCCGAAAGTGGCGTACCAGATCGAGTCCGGCGAAATTACCGCGAACGCCAACGTCGTCATGACGCTGGGCGACACCCTGGTGCTGTCGGGCCTGACCGAAAAATCCTCCACGCAAACGCGCGACGGCGTGCCGGTGCTGCAGGACCTGCCTGGCGTGCAATACCTGTTTTCCAAAAAGCAGAGCAACGACTTGCAGCGCTCGGTATTGATGCTGATTACGCCGCGCACGCCAGCCTACACGGCGAGAAACGGCGTCGAGCAGGCTGCCGGGCTCGACCCTGCCGTCAAGGCCCTGCGCGAAAAATTCGGTTTCAAGGGCGACACGCCGGCCAACACCGACAGCGTGCTCAGCCAATTGAACGGCAACCTCATGTTCCGCGAATTTCGCCAGGGCGATGTCGTCATCGAACGCTGGGAACGCATGGACAGCACCGGCGAGCGCCTGCGCCAGGCGCTGGAATTTTTGTACTACTGAGACAGCAGTCCGATGGCCCGATACGCCAGCCGGAGCGCTGGCGTTTTTCATTGCTGTGCTGTGTTGCAACAGTCGTAGCAAGCTCAGATTTGCTCAGCAACAACATCGTGACGGCTACCTATACTAGTTGCTCACAGTCACTTTCTGCCAAGAACCCGAATGTTATCCATGAAAAAACTGTTATCGATGGCGGCCTTTGCCGTTCTGAATGTCGTGATCCTTGTTCCGCTTGCCAGCGCCGACAACGGGCCGCAAATTTCTCCCACCCTGAAAAAAATGCTGGGCGGCCTGCCGATCGCCGGCATGAAGGATGAAGTCAACCAACTGGTCGGCACCCTGAAAAAAACCGCGTGCGGCAGCGGCCTGAGCGGCTGTTATGCCACCAAGTCCGGCCCCTTGCAGCTGTACTTTTTCACCAGCGGCACCCAGCAACAGACTTTCCTGCTGGTGTTGAATAAAACCATGGCGCTGCCGACCCTGCTCAAACCGAATGTCCAGAAAGTATTTGGCCAGACGGCGGTGAAAGACCCCATCATTTCGATCTCCACCACCGACTACGATCTGGACATCGCCAAGATGCCGGCCGACTTGCAGCAGATCGTGCGCGACAGCTATTTCAATGTGCAAAGCCTGAGCTTTACGGCCGGCGTGCAACTGGCCGCGCGGGCCAACATCGGCGGCGCGCTGATGACCAGCCTGGCCGCGCT is a window of Janthinobacterium sp. J1-1 DNA encoding:
- a CDS encoding secretion protein, producing MTLARLAAPRLHRSALALAAALCLSPAAWAAPAEPSFTAMVGKFMLLPSGQPETETLAKATAAVKFIQRGELPQASRAINEALQMAPGNSQLHFLNAFVYHLQAKQGDTQKNEMAIEGYQQALRIDPANWIAREFLGLAFLDHGRYADAKAQLTEVLMMTPDSQVAINGLMTASYLTGDAVTACLMADQLSAGAAPPNPAMLRSAVAVYASCGAFDKAQNVRGKLAAAPAEADRLDRRVAQWKSFYDKQPALSGGAVVQHANLGAASARAAIVPTQAFTMPKVPPPRPVASAPVAAAAPAAATAPDDAPAFPLAPPPAIAADATGPRMVLVDVVLVSMQDQVSTSKGVNLLSALTLQLGSSAGNLAAFSRAISSVATGGAPGSTTTTITRAVTVPALSYSLNIANASNAINEVLARPTLAAIEGMPSEFFSGTNLSAGIVSASTQGGTTIVPLEKRFGIKLAVTPVFLANDKVQLKVEAQRTSLTASIDNPKVAYQIESGEITANANVVMTLGDTLVLSGLTEKSSTQTRDGVPVLQDLPGVQYLFSKKQSNDLQRSVLMLITPRTPAYTARNGVEQAAGLDPAVKALREKFGFKGDTPANTDSVLSQLNGNLMFREFRQGDVVIERWERMDSTGERLRQALEFLYY